The DNA window ttcttttgaacaTGATCTCCAATTTGACAATACTTAGTCTCAATATGTTTAGTCCTATAATGATGATGCATATAATGCTAGTATTATCACACATGATAAGGATTTTGAAGTACCTAAGTAGTcttcaagttgaattttgaGTCATGACACTTTTCTATAACAATTAATGACAGCTACATACTCAAGTTCAATATTTGTTAGAATAATAATGTTTTACTTGATGCTTTCCCAAGTGATAAGATACTTGCTAAAGAACAACAACTTTCACTTGTGTTTTTCTTATCAACTATGTCTCCAGTAAAATCCggatattttatgattttagtaCATGTACATTTTTCATACTATAGACCAAGATTGGTAGTACCTTCTAAATACTTTAGAATTCTTTTTACAGTAACAAAATGATGCTAAGGATTTAACTGAAATCTAGAACATCATGTGGTTCATGGTAAAGATTTCTGGTTTGTGTAGTgaattaatttatgttatggacctgttttgttttctaagattttgtTCCTAAGTTCCTTTTGTGTTTGAGCATGACGCTTCACATATTAGAAAACAAAGAAGGATACGTAAGTGACTAATAGTTTCTCATGAAAAACAAGTTCAAAGTCTTGAACAAAATTGAAGAAATAGTTTACTATTATCTCCATTAAATCGTCTATATTTGAGTCAGCTAGTGTCATGGATTGCAGCAATAACATGCTATGCTAAGATAtcttcatttcatttttttttttgggtgatATTTATTTCATGGGTTATACACTACTTGGTATATGTTCTACCGAAATGCGTgaccttcatttttttttcttttttaacgtGGAACGAGTGACCTTCATTGATATCGGATAACTAAATACTGGCTTGGAAGCGATGCCTAAGTtgcagttttttcttttttccccctgtttctgtttgttttctttctttctgtttCTTGTTTTGGTTGCTAGGTCGTTATATGACATTAATGGTTCTCAATTCATATGCTGAAGTAGCTCTATATCTTCAGCATCTCACGTTTGTGATGTATATACACAGACAAGTGGATCAAATTGCCACAAATTGCCACTTCATTTGCTAAGATAATAAGTAATAAGCTAATAACAATTGCTTCATAAGAAATTGACGTTGTTTGCGCTTTAAGGATCAAGTAAATTAAAAGTGGCACGTTCGATTAATTTAAAGACATTGGTTAAGTAAAATGTCTTAACATCTAATTTATCTTAGTTTGCATCAACCCTTATTTTATCATTCCTAGATTTTGATATAAACCACTCTATCACATACTCTTAATCAATTTTAGTTCTTAATTTAACTAAAcatcaattttttaatatccTAATAACACCATTCTTTGAATTAACCTTTTCTTACTTGCATATTTACTGTATAAAAGATCTCCAAAATTCTAAAACCAGATCCACATAATAACACCATTCTTTGATTTAATCTTTTGTTAGTTGCATATTTACTGTATAAAAGATTATTTTCGTCAATTAACAACTCTTGCAATCTAGGCTAATTAAACTGAAGATCATtgacttatttttttttgggttcaTGGAAGATCATTGACTTGAGAGTTGACCTCTAAAACTTGGTGGGAATGGGTTCATTTTATGAAAGGATACAACTATCTGTCATTTAACATATAATAATGAAGGTTGTTTGAAATCAGGCAATTGCTCCGAAAATCAGAGTAAATTACATTTTGTTGTTTATTGTTGCATGCTAAATTTAATTATGTACTCGTTTAATGcacacaataaatttttttgcatGCTGTATTTGACTATAAAATATTGTTAGAAAAGAATTCTAAATAATTAACTTATCACATTCaatctatttttataaaagtataaaacttaataaatatttgtataattcTCTTTGTATAAATACTTTGTCCAAACTTTTACTACCGGTTGAATTGATAATAAATCTGATAATTACATACCTTATAAGGTGTGTATAAATTACCCTCTAATTTTCAGAAGGGACCGGAGCAATagccttaaaaaaattattaatgctTGTTCAAAGAGAAAACAAGGAAACATTATCCACTTTCGTCCATTTTATATGTAAATCACTTTTTCAAACAAATTTGGAATTGGTAGATCAATATAACCACGCAGGCGTAGTAAATAATCAAAGGGATTCATTCTACACAAGCTACCTAAAATTCTCGTTATTTGACTACGAATTCAACAATAAGATGCATATgtatataacatttttttttcttttggtaatGCACCTGCAAGGCAATATAAAATAACGTAAGCAAAAGAACAAAGAGCCCTCAGAAATTCAGACATCTCCCCAGAAACACGTATCTATCGAAAGAGCATAAGAACATTTCAATATGATCAATCAAACAGTTGCTCCTCTGGGAATTTAACATCGCACACTCGACCACAAAGCAACCTTCTTTGGGTCCACATTGACCTACTCAGATTGCTCCACCCGTTAAAATATACTGCAATGGTATATAAAAGATCAATAAACCTGAAGGTCTCAGTCCTCTGAAAGGCTTGCGCTTTCTGCTGATGCTCTCTTCCCATTATAGCGCTAAAAGTAAAATTGATGAAACCAGATCAATATTGTTAGCAGCCAACATATTGACAACAATTTTGAAGGAATGTGAGTTTACCTGTTTGCCCAATGTGAACGGTACATATTTGTATTTGATCATGTGTGATATCTGTCTCCTCATAGTAAGTGTAAATAGGACCACCCAATAGAATAGGAGTATTGGCCAGAACACTGGAACATCAAATGCACTAAAAAATGTCATCACAAACGCAATGCAAAAAGCCTTTGTTATTGAGTACCTGTCCAccaacaaaaattaagaagcaTCAGTAGAGTCACGTCTGTGTGTTGATACCCTAAAGGAAAAATATGATGAGCTCATTGCTTTCCTAAGCAAGCACAGAACGCTTGATAACTCGATGCAATGGAAAACCAGGAGAAGAGGATGTAAATAGCACTTCCTTCTATTGAGAGAAAAGACACTGGCTTCAAGTAATTCAGTGAACACAAGCACACAACATTGTCAAGCCCACTTAAGCAAAAATGACAAAGCAAACAATATGCAATAGACATCGATATCCAGCATATAGAAACCTAAAAGAAAAGATGCTGTCCATGGAGATCATTATTCATTACTTATACATCACGATCATTTATCCAACATATAatctaaatgaataaaaaattagattctTGTCAGAACAGAACCCATAGATCAGATCTATTAGCCAATTTCAGTTGCCAATTATTTTAGGTTTGCACATGACTAGAATCTCTTTCAGATGATCTATATTTTTCACAGAAGACATGATCCATAGAACACCGTAACATTAGTAAATTAACAAAGTTGAGCAGAAGAGTAACTGTTTTTGCGGTTATCTTCTCCATTCTATACATATTGATCTCATGTCAATGTggagaagaaaaatatgaacATAATTTCCGATAGCAGGAGAAGATAAATGTGCGCCAGATTACGACGGGCAACAGGCAAATTATGCTATATCTAAAGGCATGTAAGTATGTAACTCTCCCAACAAATGCTAGAGACCAACTAGAAAAGGCTGAGCTAGATTTACATCAACAAAACTTAGTTGGCTCGTTAAATTGGATGTcctattttgattaattaaaagtGAAGAAACACCTTTTTAATTAGGATTATAAGTTAATATGCCAGCAAAATCTCACGTTTTCATGTGATGCTAATTGTTGAAAATcactaaataataatttagtcaaatatatcAAATCATTTAATGATTCTCAACTATTACCTTCACAGTGAAGACCACTGCACGGCAGCCTCCACCTAATATGCCATGGACAAAAAAGGCAAGCTTTTGCCTATGAGTGAATATACCATGGAATTCGATTGGGATTCTGGTATACACACTAAAGATAATTGCCTAGTCCTTACCCTGCAGAACTCTCCAAATTTTTCATTtccacaaaaaataaataaataatagaacGTGCCATTACCGATTCAACCAACAAACTCATCAGAAACCAAAGTCACACTTAGATTCGAACTATTTATGCAATTAAAAATACCATTTTCTTTCACGATATACGAGCTCTTGGCATATTTCCAACTGAAAAATAACTAATCCAAAACATACACCtcaattctcaattctcaatttaGAATCAAAGCAACAAAACCCTAGAATCAAAAGTCAAACAGCACAAAGAAGAAAAGGTAGAAATTAGGTACCAGAACTTGAACTCTGGGAGGCGACGAACGAAGGGACGGAACTCATCGTTGCTTCTTGTTGGCAAAGTGGGTCCCTCTGAGAGTGATTGAATCTCGGGATCGACCTGAGGGGAAAGAAACCCAATCNNNNNNNNNNNNNNNNNNNNNNNNNNNNNNNNNCCACTTAAAGAATTGGGTTTTGGTGGGGTGTGGCTGAgggttctctctctctctctctgtaatgTGCACTCTGTTTCACTTCCTAGGCCTCTCTTCGGGTCCCGTTCTATAACCGTTGGGTCAAAATTTTAAGCCAGCTATATACCTAAGCTACAAAGTGGGCATGTCCAAAATTAATTTGAGATTATAAAGCACTAATTACTAATGAGAAGAAAAATTTACATAAACGGATACTAAAAGCATGCCACGTTAATACGTTTGACATAAGAATATAACTCGAATAATATAATGATTAAAACGTTATGaaatagaatattaaaattattgataaattttaacataaataattattaaatattaatttatatataattgattatataatttttttaaaataattgaaaaaaatgtttaattattttgccactctctataatttattgaattttaaattagatcccaatatttttttaatagaattcaTGTACTATATtgatttttgtaattaagtcctatttataaagtataaattaattttacttaTATGTTCGTACCTTCtaaatttgaaaaaacaaaaaagtcatgGTACTCTCTTCTAATTCCAAACACAAAAAATCATTCTTAATCCTAAGTCTAAGTCGTCGTTTTTTTACTCTCTCCTAATCCCAAATACCGATATTTGAAGCTACCCTCCTCCGTTCAATTCAATCTTTTAAGTGCCATTCTATCGAACACCTCATTTCCAACTTCATTCATTCCCTTCTTTTTTTCACTCTTATCGTCCTCCACCACTCCCCCTCTCTCCTCTACCATCTTCTCACTCTTCCTCCATTACCACCTTTCTTCTACCAATAAGTTTTACTGTCACCTACCTTTACTTTTTGGATTTGCTTGCAAATGTAAAATTATTTGATGTCTGTTGGTTAGTTTTATTATCCAATTGGTAAACTCAAAATATgtagaaaaataatttgtaaaatattACTTAATTGTACAAACAACGAGATGATATGTATTTAGAGTAAAGAATTATAGATCCATATTATTGGCATAACAATAATGCAATGTGGTGTAACTCCAATATGGTCCAAACTACTCCATATAACCTTCTATTATGACGGTTTGGCCACAAAATCAGCAACATTCACAAGCATTATAATCATTAAAATCTTTAAGACTTGGAAAAAATATATGTGATGTGTGCCGCCTTTTCATTCTCTAGGGGCCTGAAATGAAATACCTTGAATTTTAGGAGGAGAATCTTTGGATCATGATCACATGTGTTATTAGAGAAAGCCTTGATTGTTATAGTTGTCATTTGCAGAAgcaaaacaaagcaaaatagagATCAAATTTGAGACCAAATCAAACGGTGAGCAACAAACGCCAACAACGGACCAGAATGGAGCAGCTCGTTGGCGACCTCCTCCTTCGACAATGGCAGTAGCGGTGTCACCCTCCGCCGCTTCTCTCTTCCACGGCCTCCACTCCTCTCTTTCTCCCTGCAACGTGATCTTCCTTTCGCGGTCTCTCTCTTGTTatgtctttctctctcttccatTGTTATGGGTCTCCTTCCCTCTCCATGGTAGTGAGGGTGGATGAGAACAACCAGTGATTATAGCAATGGCGCCTGCCTCCTCTCTTCTTACTTCTCCCCTCCACCAGCACCACCAtctcttcctccctttctttttcttcttcttcgttttcttctcATCCACTCTCTGTGAGTGTGAGAATGTTAGGGACTCTTTTGTAGTTTAGGAAATAAAGGTGTTTTTCtttaggttttttatttttatgtgtgGTATATTCGTTTTGTTTAACtaaatatattaacatttttgtcacggtagagacttaattacaaaatctaaTATGATATAGGGatccaattgaaaagaaaaaaaagtataagaatttaattaaaaatttggtgaaattatAAGGACCGACTgagtaattaaacaaaaaaatatcatatgcAAGCTATCACCAAAATGCACTATGTCAGTATATGTGCAAGAATACAATCCGTtgtagaataatataataatagaaattaaTATGGTGTCCTTTTATCCGTCTTAGAAATGTAATTAGTATATGATGCCTAGGcatcttaagttatttttaggtttctttttcattagttttcttatttttaaatcaaagtTCTTATGTTTTGAGTGAAgttttaatgactaattataTGGTTGGAGTTATATTAGAATGATTGTGTTTTCAGGATATAAATTAGAATGAA is part of the Arachis duranensis cultivar V14167 chromosome 1, aradu.V14167.gnm2.J7QH, whole genome shotgun sequence genome and encodes:
- the LOC107479561 gene encoding protein RER1A (The sequence of the model RefSeq protein was modified relative to this genomic sequence to represent the inferred CDS: added 302 bases not found in genome assembly), coding for MDAGSTAPSSSSAASAAAAAAATATATTSMEDFQTPAAAISRWKFEVSRQYQHLLDKTTPHVLNRWLGTLAVAFVYALRVYLIQGFYVVSYGLGIHLLNLLIGFLSPQVDPEIQSLSEGPTLPTRSNDEFRPFVRRLPEFKFWYSITKAFCIAFVMTFFSAFDVPVFWPILLFYWVVLFTLTMRRQISHMIKYKYVPFTLGKQRYNGKRASAESASLSED